Within Methyloversatilis discipulorum, the genomic segment TCCGCACTGTCCGCCTTGATGGAGATGGCCCGACCGCCGGCAGCTTCGATGTCGCGCACCACTTCGGCTGCACGTTCCGGCGAGTTGGCATAGGTGAGCGCGACGTCAGCGCCGTCACGGGCGAGGCGTCGGGCGATGGCGGCGCCGATGCCCCGCGAGCCGCCCTGGATGAAGGCCACTTTTCCGGCGAGGTGTTGGGAAGCGGACTGGGCGGTTTGAGCGGGGTGTGACATGAGTGTTCTCCTTGGGCGATGTGGCGCAGCGATCTGCTGTCCATGGAGCGCACTATCCACCGAACACTATGGCGTGATAATCCTATAATCGGTTTATGTATTTGAAACCATCTGGATCAAATCAGAATGCGACCCGGTTCGTGGTCATGAGCATGTCGGCTCCCCGGCCCTCAGGTAAGGGTTGCGCGCATCAAGATCCCGGCGCCTCGATCTCATGGAAAGTCTAAGCAGCATCGAGTGCTTCGTGCGCAGCGCAGAAGCCGGCAGCTTTTCGGAAGCCGCGCGAAGGCTGGGCCTGACATCGGCGGCCGTCGGCAAGAGCGTTGCAAAGCTGGAAATGCGCCTCGGCGTGCGGCTGTTCCACCGCAGCACGCGCAGCCTGAAGCTGACCGAGGCCGGCGAGCGCTTTCTGGGTGAAGTCAGCGGCAGTCTTGCCACCATACAGAGCGCCATGGCCAACCTGGCCGATGCGCACGGGCAACCGGCCGGAACGCTGAAGGTCAGCATGGGCAATGCTTTCGGGCGCGAGCACATCGTGCCCTTGCTGAGTGATTTCCTCAGGCGCTATCCGGCCATCGTGCCTGACTGGCATTTCGATAACAGGGCGGTGGATCTGATCGCCGAGGGCTTCGACGCAGCCATCGGCGGAGGCTTCGAATTGCCGCCAGGGCTGGTGGCGCGGGAACTTGCGCGCGCGCACGTCGTGCTGGTGGCCTCGGCGGGCTATCTCGCGGGGCGTCCGGTTGTTTCGCACCCTGACGAGCTCGCTGCCCATGACGGCATCTTCATCCGCTCGCCGCAGACCGGGCGCATCCGGCCCTGGGCGCTGATTCACAGCACCGATCCGCGGCGTATGGAACAGCGGCCGATCACGATGCAGCTACGCATGACGATGAGCGACCCCGCGGCCGCGCTCGAAGCGGCGGAGCAGAACCTTGGCATCGCGGTGGTCAGCATGCCCAATGCGTTGCCGTATCTCGAACACGGGCGACTCGTTCGCGTGCTGCCCGACTGGTACGTCGACGCCGGGCCGCTTTCACTCTATTTCTCGGCGCAGAAACTGTTGCCCGCCAAGACGCGGGCGTTCGTCGATTTCATCGTCGCGCACTTCCGCACACAGAAACTTGCACAGCGGTTCTCCGCCTTCTGAATCCGGACGCGCCAGCAGCGCATCGGCCACGAAGGCTGTGCGACGCTCGGCCAGTTCAGTCTGCAGCTCCAGCGCCCCGCTCATGAGAGCGAGCGCACTTTTGCCGGACCGCTGCGCTACCGCAGCGATGCGCGCTTTCAAGTCGTCCGGAAGTTTCAGCTTGGTCGTAGCGGTCATCGCTGCCTCCTGAATGCGGGTAACAACTGACCCGCATCACTCACGCTCTCATCGCAGAACAAGGCAGTTCAGCGATGGTGCTTGCCCATACACGCGAAGCACCCGTACCGGACGTGGCCACGCGCGCCATGCAGGCGGAGCGGTTCGGCGTGGTACATCGGACTGGCGTGCACTGAGTGACGGCGCAGAAGACACACGCCTCCTTGTTTGAAACCCGATCCGCACTTACCATGACTATGGTTCCATGACCATGCTCAGAAGAGGCTCGATATGAGTACCGAAGTATCGAAATCGCAGTTCAAAGCGCGCGCGCTCGAATACTTCCGCGACGTGGAACGCAGCGGCGAACCCCTCATCGTGACCGACCGCGGCGAACCGCGGCTGGAAGTACGTCGCTTCACACAGCGGGAGCGCTCGCCACTGGACATCCTGCGCGGCTCGGTGCTGCGCTATGACCGGCCGACCGAACCGGTGGGAGAAGACGACTGGGATGCCGCACGGTGATCGTGCTCGATACCCACGCGCTGCTGTGGTGGGCCAACGGCGAACGCGCGCAATTGTCCGCCGCCGCAGCGTCCGCAATCGACGCCGAAATGGACGGCGGCCAGATCCTCGTTTCAAGCATGTCTGCCTGGGAGTTGGCCATGCTGGTCGAGCGCGGGCGCGTCGCGCTGTCGATGGACGTCGCATCCTGGCTCGACACCCTGAGCCGGATCGACGCGGTACAGATCGTGCCGGTGGACAGTGAAATCGCCGTGAAGAGCGTGCAACTGCCGGGCGACTTCCACAAGGACCCGGCCGACCGCATCATCGTCGCCACCGCGCGCAAGTTCGCCGCACCGCTCGTCAGCGCCGACGAAAAGATCAGGAGCTACCCGCATGTGCGGGCGATCTGGTGAAACGGCGGGAGGGCCGCCGGGTGCGCAATTTGTAGCCGCAGACCTGAGCTGCCATGGCGCTGACGGCGCCTGCGCAGTCAGTCACTTGAGTCGCACGCAACGCGGAATGGCTACTTGCACCTTGTTGTCGCTCCGCAATCGATTTGCCGCCTGCACCTTGCAAAGCTCAGGCGCATAATCCTGCCCATGCCCACGATCAGCCAGTTCTTCGGTATCGTTATCCCGATGCTCTGGCGTGAACACGCCTACCGCGGTTTCAGGCGCTTTACGCCAAACACGAGGCCCTGATCGACATCCGGACGCTTGACGTAACAGGCGCCAGCCTGCCGCGCCGGGCACTTGCCCTGACCATTGAATGGGCGATGGAACATCGCACCGAACTGATGGAGGACTGGACGCTGTGTCAATCCAGACAACGCCCGAAGCGGATCAAACCACTGAAGTGATCCCCGCAGCGCCCTGGCGGATCAAGGCGCTTTCGGTGCTGCCCGATTACCGCTTGGCCGTCACCTTCATGGATGACACGCAGGGCATCGCGGATTTTTCAGCGATTCTGACGGCCACGGAATGCGGCATCTTCGAAGCGCTCAAGGACAAGACCTTTTTCGATCAGGCCCGCCTGAATCTCGGCGCCGTGACCTGGCCCAACGGAGCAGACATGGACCCGGCGTGGATGTATGAACAGATCCGGGTGAATAAATTTTGGTCTGTACCCTTTTAACCTTATAGACACGAACCACCTCGGATGTCGCAGGGCCGTCAAGCGGCAGACAACGAAACATCCTCTAACGGCTCATCACTCGAAGCTCTCTTCCGCCTCTTGATCCCGCAGCCGCTCTTGTTCAACCCAGCGATCAAGATTGGGCAAAATGGTATCTACCCATTGCCTGACATCTTCATGCGGACTCTCGCGTAACACCATCACGGCAGACTTACGGCCGGTAAGGATGCTGGCGAGTGAGCCGCTCCAACTACGCGGGTGAAATCGCGTCCACAGATCGCCAAGGAAGGCTTGCTTGTCCGGGGCATGATCGAGCAAGTCAAGAAACAGTGGCGAAATGCCATTACTTACATCGTCCGACTTGCCCTTGAACATCGAGATTGCATGACTTAACGCCTTGTACCGCACGGCTGGTTCACGATCCGCCCATTGACGCAGGACCTCAGGATCCATGTTCTCGATCGGGTTACCAAAGTCTTCGTTGCGGAGACTACAGCTTCCACTAGGCTTCGCCGGTAACAGGAAGACGTCAAGGGCAGCAACCGGCTGCGTGTCAAACAGCGCCTTCAGCACGTGGCTCAAATCGTGCCGCGAGAGATGTCTGACCTCCATCTCACTGCAGATATGCGCGCAGACTTCGCGCACTGTTGATTCGCCATCGTTGCCCGCACAACAAACTTGAATGACCACATGCAGTCCATAGTCGCGCAATGCGACATTACTGCTGAATTCAGCTCGACACAGCAACTCACGGCCACGCACGATCAATGACAGGGGGTGCTGCCGGTCCGCCTCACGATCGCAATGTAAGCGCATGTGCAGGATATCAAGCGCGACCTCGACCCCACCCGGCAGAGTGGCGATGTCGCCCAACAGATTAGCCAATGCTTCGGGCGGTGAATTGCCAACGACGCCGCAAGCAATGTTTGCGAAGTCGGAAGCTTGGACCGCCCCTATTCCGATCGCCCGCCTCAAGCGGGCGATTCCATTTTCGTCGATCCCAATGCGCGCCTGAAGGTAAGGTAGGTTACGGCTCAAGGCCGGACTTACTGTCACGGCTTCGAGGCAGGCTTCGCCAAAATCGCTGTCACGCCGGTGCGCTTCGTAGATGAACCCTCCCAGCACGGTCGCATTGCGCCCGTTCGGCTCTGCCGTCTCAAAGCAACCGGCCAACTCGCGCCAGATCGCTGCAAGGTCGCTCGCGCCTTCGGCGAGGCCGAGGCCGCACTCGAACACCCGCTCGGCACGAGGCTCGGTCATTAGCTCGGTCAGGAAACTGGCGCGCGTTTCGCGGTCATTCGCCAATTGTCGTCCGACGTCCCGCGCCATCTCGGCAGCCCTGCGCCACGGCTTCATCACATCGCCGTCATCTGACTCGCAGTCCGTAATATCCCAGCCACCGCTAGCGCGGTTGAATACGATCGCACGCGCTCGGTTTAGGAGGTCTAAAGGCTTGAGCCGCTCAATGATTGTCTCAAGCCGCATTCGGACCCGTTCGGGCATCACGTTGCCCTCGAAGCGAAGTGCAGCGCGGAAAGAGATCCAGCCTTCGATCCATGGCTTCACCGTAACGAGGGCGCTCGCTGCACGGTCGAGGGCGTCGTGGCAAGCGTCGACGCCCCACAAGCCGCGAACATTTTTGGCCAGTATGCCTCTCGCTTCCGGCAGGACCTGAGACAACTCGACGGCGAGATCGATCGCACCGTCGAACCACTCTCCGACGTCCTCATCGACTTTAGGGAGCCATCCCCAGTCGCGCGAACGTGCTCCGAAATCAAAGTTGCTTGAGGAGCTAAAGCCACGCGTCGTCAGAAGCGCATTGAGCGCGACGGATGCACAACGCCGCTTGTCGGCATCGCCGGACCTTGCCAGTAGCCGCACGAACGCGCGACGCTGCTCGGGCAGCGCTTGGGTCCCGGACAGATACAGTTGAAAAAGCTCCCCAAATCTACTGCGGACCGAATTCTGACGATAGTCATCCGGCTCAGCGGCGAGGAAGCGCGCAAGCAGTGATGCCGCGGCATCAAACATCTGCAGCTCATAGCCAAGCGCTTTGATCAGGCAGATCCGTTGCCATCGAGTTACCTCGGTCAGCGAAATCAATGACGCGCCGTTCGGGCCATTTAGTTCTTGCGTCAGCTTAGCCAGAACCGCCTCAGGCTCAATCGGAGCGATGTTGGTCAAGATATAGAGGCCTTCACGTCCCCGCGCCACGAGATCACCAAGGGCTCCGTCACTTCGTAGCCAGCGTGCGACCGTTGCCTGGGCCTCACTGCTATCGTGGAGATAGCCCAATCGACGAGAGAGTGACCTCTGCATGCGCGGAGTCAGCGAGGCGCTGAACCGGTCAAAGTCTGGTGGCGAAATCCGTTGAAGCGCGTAAGTCGCAAGTTGGTTGGCGATCGCTTGCGGAAGGATAGCCCTCCAGCGGCCTCGCACCTGAGCAATGCCGCGCCGACGAAGCTCGGCAAGCGCAGCGTAAAGAGTCGATGCACTGACCGAACGCAGCGTGCCGATGCGTGCAAGCTCGCCCTCTCCGGAGGTGTCCTCGCCATTGACCGAATAGAGCAAAGACAGCTCCTCAGCCGCGACCAACAGATTTTGATCGGGATGATTACGCTGCTGGAAGAGTCTCTCGAACAGCTCGCGGCTCTTGAGTTTGCCCAATGTCTCTCCCCGGCCAAGCGTTTCCGCCAGCGCTCGGGCAACGCGAAAATTGCCATCGCTGAAATCAGCGATGGTTCGCTGATCAACCTGGGACATATCCGGGAAAGACTGCTTGAGCCAAGCCGCGACCAGATCGGTTGAAGCGGACTGCAGTCGAAAGACACCGGTCAGCTCAGGCTCGTCGTCTCGAACATCGTATTCAACGGTGAGAAGGCTGACCTTGCTAGCGCTGTTCGAGCAGATGCGGGCGAGCTCCGCATGGGTCGCAGGGTTGCAGTTGTCGACGACAAGGATGGCCCGCTGCCCGCTCTGCAGGAGCTGTCGGGCCATGTCGCGTGCGGTCGGGATGGTTTCCGCTGAATAGTCAGTGTAAATCGCGACGCTCGGATCGAGCGGCTCTTCACCGACTCCGCTCTCGAACAACGCCTGAACGAAGCGGGTTTTTCCAAGGCCTGATAGACCGATCAAGCGGATGCATTGCTTTGGCGTCCGAAGTGCCGCACGGAGTCGCTCGATGCCCTCGGCAATAGTCAATCGCTCTCGCTCACGCGAGCGCTCATCGGTCAGACAGGCCTTGTCATTGAAAAGATAAGGAGTCTCTTCAGTAACGTGCGTTCCGGTCCATCCGCCGATGCTGCTCCAGCCCGACAAACCAAGACCTGTGCGATTGCGGACCCAAGCGGCGACGCCCGGGTACTCATTGACCCATGTAGCGAGGCGATCACGGTCGTAGAAGTCCGTATAGAGATCGGCCGCATTGGGGAGGTCGTGCAGTGCCTCGCGCATCGCCGACCGCCGGTCGGCAAGTGGCCTGTCCGCAACCGAATCCTGTGAACTGACGATGATGTATGCGCCCGACACCGTTGCGAGCTCACAGATGACCTGCCGCAGTTTTCTATCACCGCCACCCGTTGGCTTCGGCCGCATTTCGTTACTAATGGCACTCGGCGGCATCTTCGGCTTCTTCACCTGAAAGCCGGTGTTGGACAGTGGCACGAAGTCAGGGCTTGCGATCGATACGGAACACTGCACGCGCACGTCGACTCCGCCATCCGCCGCATCCTGGTCGCCGCCCGCAGTGACC encodes:
- a CDS encoding LysR family transcriptional regulator, with protein sequence MRSAEAGSFSEAARRLGLTSAAVGKSVAKLEMRLGVRLFHRSTRSLKLTEAGERFLGEVSGSLATIQSAMANLADAHGQPAGTLKVSMGNAFGREHIVPLLSDFLRRYPAIVPDWHFDNRAVDLIAEGFDAAIGGGFELPPGLVARELARAHVVLVASAGYLAGRPVVSHPDELAAHDGIFIRSPQTGRIRPWALIHSTDPRRMEQRPITMQLRMTMSDPAAALEAAEQNLGIAVVSMPNALPYLEHGRLVRVLPDWYVDAGPLSLYFSAQKLLPAKTRAFVDFIVAHFRTQKLAQRFSAF
- a CDS encoding type II toxin-antitoxin system Phd/YefM family antitoxin, producing MSTEVSKSQFKARALEYFRDVERSGEPLIVTDRGEPRLEVRRFTQRERSPLDILRGSVLRYDRPTEPVGEDDWDAAR
- a CDS encoding DUF4160 domain-containing protein; this translates as MRTLDVTGASLPRRALALTIEWAMEHRTELMEDWTLCQSRQRPKRIKPLK
- a CDS encoding DUF2442 domain-containing protein — protein: MSIQTTPEADQTTEVIPAAPWRIKALSVLPDYRLAVTFMDDTQGIADFSAILTATECGIFEALKDKTFFDQARLNLGAVTWPNGADMDPAWMYEQIRVNKFWSVPF
- a CDS encoding type II toxin-antitoxin system VapC family toxin, coding for MIVLDTHALLWWANGERAQLSAAAASAIDAEMDGGQILVSSMSAWELAMLVERGRVALSMDVASWLDTLSRIDAVQIVPVDSEIAVKSVQLPGDFHKDPADRIIVATARKFAAPLVSADEKIRSYPHVRAIW